The Brassica oleracea var. oleracea cultivar TO1000 chromosome C6, BOL, whole genome shotgun sequence genome includes a region encoding these proteins:
- the LOC106300529 gene encoding E3 ubiquitin-protein ligase CCNB1IP1 homolog isoform X3 — MRCNACWRELEGRAISTTCGHLLYASKILSNDGACPVCDQVLSKSLMKPVDTNPNEEWVNMAMAGISPQILMKSAYRSIMFYVSQRDLEMQCKMNRVVAQCRQKCEGVQAMLSEKMEKAHAAYQKMSKRCQMMEQEVENLTKDKQELQEKFSEKSRQKRKLDEMYDQLRSEYESVKRTAIQPANNFYPRHQEPDFFSNAPVNMMENREPTRRDRSFFSPATPGPRDEIWPARHNSANSGPFDISNDSPAIPSDLGNRRAGGGHPVFGGGSGGGNAVFGGGGNANPQSTLRNLILSPIKRSQLSRSRPQLFTL; from the exons ATGAGGTGCAACGCCTGTTGGAGGGAACTGGAAGGCCGAGCCATTTCCACCACATGTGGCCACTTATTAT ATGCTAGCAAGATTCTCAGTAATGATGGGGCGTGTCCCGTTTGTGATCAAGTACTCTCCAAGAG TCTGATGAAGCCTGTGGATACCAATCCAAATGAAGAATGGGTCAAT ATGGCGATGGCTGGGATTTCTCCACAAATAC TGATGAAGAGTGCATACCGAAGTATTATGTTTTACGTTTCCCAAAGGGACTTAGAGATGCAGTGCAAGATGAATAGAGTTGTTGCGCAGTGTCGTCAGAAATGTGAGGGTGTGCAAGCAATGTTAAGCGAGAAAATGGAGAAGGCGCATGCAGCATACCAGAAGATGAGCAAGAGGTGTCAGATGATGGAGCAAGAGGTAGAAAACCTGACCAAGGATAAACAAGAGCTTCAAGAGAAGTTCTCCGAGAAATCAAG ACAGAAGAGGAAGCTTGATGAGATGTATGACCAGCTACGAAGTGAGTATGAGTCAGTCAAACGCACAGCCATTCAACCAGCAAATAACTTCTATCCACGACACCAGGAACCTGACTTTTTCTCAAACGCACCAGTCAATATGATGGAGAACAGAGAGCCCACTCGCAGAG ACCGGTCGTTTTTCTCTCCTGCAACACCAGGACCTAGAGATGAGATATGGCCAGCAAGACATAACAGTGCAAACTCGGGTCCATTCGACATCTCCAACGACTCACCCGCAATTCCATCTGATCTTGGAAACAGAAGAGCAGGAGGAGGACATCCTGTATTTGGTGGTGGTTCAGGAGGAGGAAATGCTGTATTTGGTGGTGGTGGCAATGCTAATCCGCAGTCGACTCTACGAAACCTTATCCTCTCCCCTATTAAACGCTCTCAGCTCTCTCGTTCCCGCCCGCAACTGTTCAC GCTATAG
- the LOC106299519 gene encoding mechanosensitive ion channel protein 4-like: MAVDPTNDRRDFIVKIDDEEKDQLINKGEGGKFSRESSYNFLNGDEKEKSGYTTGGEDLDDGEGFDFTPRRNEPVDPPSKLIYQFLNKQKASGDEISLDMEPNMPELRTHTISPSQVTATMGNRNETIDAVRRRHVKDSDDSSESEEEDRVDETEVVKCSSNRTTKTLMKTKTRSRLMDPITPGHPDMHSGRTPKSGNLKPGFGGKTAKPGNPNPDLEEEEDPFSEEDFPEGYQKDKLSLWVIMEWIFLILIIAGLICSLVIPFLRGKELWNLALWKWEVMVLVLICGRLVSSWIVRLLVYFVESNFLLRKKVLYFVYGIRKAVQNCLWLGLVLIAWHFLFDKKVQRETGSHVLKYVNKVLVCLLVAVIIWLIKTLLVKVLASSFHMSTYFDRIHESLFTQYVIETLSGPPRVVHVEEEMAGAKLSPPDPGPKVTIGSARLKKSPTIIGKSQVLSRSGSKKEREDEGIRIDHLQRMNTKNVSAWKMKRLMNVIRKGALSTLDEQIQDTSTHKDDKATQIQSENEAKQAARKIFQNVAMPGSRYIYMEDFMRFLTEYESERAMNLFEEASESHRISKSCLKNWVVNAFRERRALALTLNDTKTAVNRLHRIINILISIVIIIIWLLILGIATTKFLLVISSQLLLVVFVFGNSCKNLFEAVIFVFVNHPFDVGDRCEIDGVQMVVEEMNILTTVFLRFDNQKIVYPNSLLGNKPIANYYRSPDMQEIVDFFVHIATPTEKITALKQRILSYVDNKKDLWYPSPRIAFREMCGLNSMKITIWATHKMNHHNMGERFVRRGQLLEEIGKSCRETDIEYRLYPLNINVKSLPPAAAPIISDRMPMSWNNQQRNA; encoded by the exons ATGGCCGTTGATCCGACGAATGATCGGCGTGACTTCATTGTCAAGATCGACGATGAAGAGAAAGATCAGTTAATCAACAAAGGCGAAGGAGGAAAGTTCTCGAGAGAATCAAGCTACAACTTCTTGAACGGTGACGAGAAAGAGAAGAGCGGTTATACGACCGGTGGCGAAGACTTAGACGACGGAGAAGGTTTTGACTTCACGCCGCGGAGAAACGAGCCAGTAGATCCACCGTCAAAGCTCATATACCAGTTTCTCAACAAACAAAAAGCTTCAGGAGATGAAATCTCACTCGACATGGAACCGAACATGCCTGAGCTTCGAACCCACACGATTTCCCCGTCGCAAGTCACGGCGACGATGGGTAACCGTAACGAAACTATTGACGCGGTTAGACGGAGACATGTTAAAGATAGTGACGACAGTAGCGAAAGTGAGGAAGAGGACAGAGTTGATGAGACAGAGGTTGTGAAGTGTAGTTCGAATAGAACGACCAAGACTTTGATGAAGACAAAAACAAGATCAAGATTGATGGATCCTATAACCCCGGGTCACCCGGATATGCATTCGGGTCGGACTCCAAAGTCCGGGAATTTGAAACCCGGGTTTGGCGGGAAAACCGCTAAACCTGGAAATCCAAACCCGGATTTGGAAGAAGAGGAGGATCCGTTCTCCGAAGAGGATTTTCCTGAAGGTTACCAGAAGGATAAGCTTTCTCTTTGGGTTATCATGGAATGGATCTTTCTGATTCTGATCATAGCCGGTTTGATTTGTAGCCTAGTGATACCTTTCTTGCGCGGCAAGGAACTATGGAACCTAGCTTTGTGGAAATGGGAAGTGATGGTTCTTGTCTTGATCTGTGGGAGACTGGTGTCGAGTTGGATAGTGAGGCTACTCGTGTACTTCGTCGAGAGCAACTTCCTTCTGAGAAAGAAGGTTTTGTATTTCGTTTACGGGATTCGAAAGGCGGTACAGAACTGTCTCTGGCTAGGGCTTGTGTTGATCGCGTGGCATTTCTTGTTCGACAAGAAAGTACAAAGAGAGACTGGTAGCCACGTGCTTAAGTATGTGAATAAAGTTTTGGTCTGCTTACTCGTTGCTGTTATCATCTGGCTCATAAAGACCTTACTGGTGAAAGTTCTCGCCTCTTCGTTTCATATGAGTACTTACTTCGATCGGATTCATGAGTCTTTGTTTACACAATACGTTATTGAGACACTCTCTGGACCTCCTCGTGTGGTTCATGTAGAAGAGGAGATGGCTGGAGCTAAGCTCTCTCCTCCAGATCCGGGTCCAAAAGTGACCATTGGAAGTGCAAGGCTGAAGAAGAGTCCAACCATAATTGGTAAGAGTCAAGTACTGTCGAGGAGTGGTTCCAAGAAAGAAAGAGAGGACGAAGGGATAAGGATCGATCATTTGCAGAGGATGAACACTAAGAACGTATCTGCTTGGAAAATGAAGAGACTGATGAATGTAATAAGAAAGGGAGCACTTTCTACTTTGGATGAACAGATACAAGACACCTCAACTCATAAAGATGACAAAGCTACACAGATACAAAGTGAAAACGAAGCAAAACAGGCAGCAAGGAAGATTTTCCAGAATGTTGCTATGCCTGGTTCCAG GTACATATATATGGAAGATTTCATGCGTTTTCTGACTGAATATGAGTCTGAAAGAGCTATGAATCTCTTTGAAGAAGCTTCTGAGAGTCACAGAATCAGCAAATCTTGTCTCAAGAATTGGGTG GTTAATGCCTTTAGAGAACGAAGAGCACTAGCTTTAACCTTAAACGACACAAAAACAGCTGTGAACAGGCTTCACCGAATCATCAATATTTTGATCAGCATTGTGATCATAATCATATGGCTTCTCATTCTCGGAATCGCTACAACTAAGTTCTTGCTTGTCATAAGCTCTCAGCTTCTTCTTGTAGTCTTTGTGTTTGGAAACTCATGCAAGAACTTGTTCGAAGCTGTCATCTTCGTCTTTGTCAATCATCCATTTGATGTCGGTGACAGGTGTGAAATAGACGGTGTTCAG ATGGTTGTGGAAGAGATGAACATTTTGACTACTGTGTTTCTTAGATTTGATAATCAGAAGATTGTATACCCCAATAGTCTTCTCGGCAACAAACCTATAGCTAATTATTACCGTAGTCCTGATATGCAAGAAATCGTTGACTTCTTCGTCCATATAGCAACTCCAACTGAGAAGATAACCGCCTTGAAACAGAGGATACTCAG CTATGTAGATAACAAGAAGGATCTTTGGTATCCATCGCCGAGGATTGCATTTAGAGAAATGTGCGGACTGAACAGTATGAAAATCACGATATGGGCAACTCATAAGATGAACCATCATAACATGGGAGAGAGATTTGTGAGGAGAGGTCAATTACTTGAAGAGATTGGTAAATCTTGCAGAGAAACGGATATCGAATATCGGTTATATCCTCTTAATATCAACGTCAAAAGCCTTCCTCCTGCTGCTGCTCCGATCATTTCGGATCGCATGCCTATGAGCTGGAACAACCAACAACGCAATGCTTAA
- the LOC106300887 gene encoding mitogen-activated protein kinase 18 gives MQQNQVKKDAKEMDFFTEYGDANRYQILEVIGKGSYGVVCAAVDTHTGEKVAIKKINNVFEHISDALRMLREVKLLRLLRHPDIVEIKSILLPPSKREFRDIYVVFELMESDLHQVIKANDDLTKEHHQFFLYQMLRALKFMHTANVYHRDLKPKNILANANCKLKVCDFGLARVAFNDTPTTVFWTDYVATRWYRAPELCGSFFSKYTPAIDIWSIGCIFAEVLTGKPLFPGKSVAHQLELITDLLGSPKSETISGVRNDKARKYLSEMRKKDPVTFSQKFSKADPLAVRLLQRLLAFDPKDRPTAAEALADPYFKGLSKVEREPSCQPISKMEFEFERRRLTKDDIRELIYREILEYHPQLLKDYMSGSEGSSFVYPSAIGHLRKQFNYLEENSSRNGPVIPPERKHVSLPRSAVHSSAVHSTSQPNLCATESRRVHFEQPSRNGAVSSTRALGPPPRVPPSSGRSGRVVEPSASYENGRNLKEAYFRSTVSSQPKPQKFVHQYSPTVPPPAARTNQPNVEIVNRPNPYFQSQLPKTDQSSNNTQMAIDATLLQAQSQFGPAGAAAVAVAAHRNVGTVSYGAAAS, from the exons ATGCAACAAAACCAAGTGAAGAAG GACGCGAAAGAGATGGACTTTTTCACAGAGTACGGCGACGCCAACCGATACCAAATCCTCGAAGTGATCGGCAAAGGAAGCTACGGGGTCGTATGCGCAGCCGTCGACACGCACACGGGAGAGAAAGTCGCTATCAAGAAGATCAACAACGTCTTCGAACACATCTCCGACGCGCTCCGGATGCTCCGCGAGGTGAAGCTTCTGAGGCTCCTGAGGCATCCTGATATAGTGGAGATCAAAAGCATCTTGCTCCCGCCTTCCAAAAGGGAGTTCAGAGACATCTACGTCGTGTTCGAGCTCATGGAGTCTGATCTTCATCAGGTTATTAAGGCGAACGATGATTTGACTAAGGAGCATCATCAGTTTTTTCTTTATCAGATGCTCCGTGCCTTGAAGTTCATGCACACAG CTAATGTGTATCATCGTGATCTTAAGCCGAAGAATATACTGGCTAATGCGAACTGCAAGTTGAAAGTTTGTGACTTTGGATTGGCTAGAGTGGCGTTTAATGATACTCCAACCACAGTCTTTTGGACG GACTATGTTGCAACAAGATGGTACAGAGCGCCTGAGCTCTGTGGATCATTCTTTTCTAAG TACACTCCAGCTATAGACATATGGAGCATTGGGTGCATATTTGCAGAGGTGCTAACAGGGAAGCCATTGTTTCCTGGGAAAAGCGTTGCTCATCAGTTGGAGTTGATTACTGATCTTCTTGGCTCACCAAAGTCAGAAACCATCTCTGGA GTACGAAATGATAAAGCTAGAAAATACTTGAGTGAAATGAGGAAGAAAGATCCAGTCACCTTCTCTCAAAAATTCTCCAAAGCAGATCCTTTAGCTGTCAGACTTTTGCAGAGGCTGTTGGCTTTTGATCCAAAGGACAGACCTACTGCTGCAGAG GCACTGGCTGATCCTTACTTTAAGGGTCTTTCTAAAGTGGAAAGAGAACCATCGTGTCAGCCAATCTCGAAGATGGAGTTTGAGTTTGAGAGAAGAAGGTTGACAAAGGATGACATTAGGGAACTTATTTACAGGGAGATATTAGAGTACCATCCTCAGTTGCTCAAGGACTACATGAGCGGATCTGAGGGATCAAGTTTTGTATATCCTAG CGCCATAGGACATCTTAGGAAGCAGTTCAATTACTTAGAGGAGAATAGCAGTAGGAATGGGCCGGTCATACCTCCTGAGAGGAAGCACGTATCACTTCCTCG GTCTGCAGTACACTCAAGTGCAGTCCATTCCACTAGTCAACCCAACTTGTGTGCTACGGAGAGTAGACGTGTTCATTTCGAGCAGCCTTCAAGAAATGGAGCAGTTTCTTCAACTAGAGCTTTAGGACCTCCACCAAGAGTACCACCATCATCTG GTAGATCAGGTCGTGTTGTGGAACCATCTGCATCTTATGAGAATGGGAGGAACCTCAAAGAAGCTTATTTCAGAAGCACAGTATCGTCTCAGCCAAAACCTCAAAAGTTCGTCCACCAATACAGTCCCACCGTGCCGCCACCAGCTGCTAGGACTAACCAACCAAACGTCGAGATTGTGAACCGACCAAACCCTTATTTCCAGTCACAGCTCCCCAAGACAGATCAATCAAGCAACAACACACAAATGGCCATTGATGCTACCCTGTTGCAAGCACAATCACAGTTTGGTCCAGCTGGAGCCGCAGCGGTTGCAGTGGCAGCACATCGAAACGTAGGCACAGTTAGTTACGGCGCAGCAGCGTCTTAG
- the LOC106300529 gene encoding E3 ubiquitin-protein ligase CCNB1IP1 homolog isoform X2 codes for MRCNACWRELEGRAISTTCGHLLCTEDASKILSNDGACPVCDQVLSKSLMKPVDTNPNEEWVNMAMAGISPQILMKSAYRSIMFYVSQRDLEMQCKMNRVVAQCRQKCEGVQAMLSEKMEKAHAAYQKMSKRCQMMEQEVENLTKDKQELQEKFSEKSRQKRKLDEMYDQLRSEYESVKRTAIQPANNFYPRHQEPDFFSNAPVNMMENREPTRRDRSFFSPATPGPRDEIWPARHNSANSGPFDISNDSPAIPSDLGNRRAGGGHPVFGGGSGGGNAVFGGGGNANPQSTLRNLILSPIKRSQLSRSRPQLFT; via the exons ATGAGGTGCAACGCCTGTTGGAGGGAACTGGAAGGCCGAGCCATTTCCACCACATGTGGCCACTTATTAT GTACTGAAGATGCTAGCAAGATTCTCAGTAATGATGGGGCGTGTCCCGTTTGTGATCAAGTACTCTCCAAGAG TCTGATGAAGCCTGTGGATACCAATCCAAATGAAGAATGGGTCAAT ATGGCGATGGCTGGGATTTCTCCACAAATAC TGATGAAGAGTGCATACCGAAGTATTATGTTTTACGTTTCCCAAAGGGACTTAGAGATGCAGTGCAAGATGAATAGAGTTGTTGCGCAGTGTCGTCAGAAATGTGAGGGTGTGCAAGCAATGTTAAGCGAGAAAATGGAGAAGGCGCATGCAGCATACCAGAAGATGAGCAAGAGGTGTCAGATGATGGAGCAAGAGGTAGAAAACCTGACCAAGGATAAACAAGAGCTTCAAGAGAAGTTCTCCGAGAAATCAAG ACAGAAGAGGAAGCTTGATGAGATGTATGACCAGCTACGAAGTGAGTATGAGTCAGTCAAACGCACAGCCATTCAACCAGCAAATAACTTCTATCCACGACACCAGGAACCTGACTTTTTCTCAAACGCACCAGTCAATATGATGGAGAACAGAGAGCCCACTCGCAGAG ACCGGTCGTTTTTCTCTCCTGCAACACCAGGACCTAGAGATGAGATATGGCCAGCAAGACATAACAGTGCAAACTCGGGTCCATTCGACATCTCCAACGACTCACCCGCAATTCCATCTGATCTTGGAAACAGAAGAGCAGGAGGAGGACATCCTGTATTTGGTGGTGGTTCAGGAGGAGGAAATGCTGTATTTGGTGGTGGTGGCAATGCTAATCCGCAGTCGACTCTACGAAACCTTATCCTCTCCCCTATTAAACGCTCTCAGCTCTCTCGTTCCCGCCCGCAACTGTTCACGTAA
- the LOC106300529 gene encoding E3 ubiquitin-protein ligase CCNB1IP1 homolog isoform X4, with protein MRCNACWRELEGRAISTTCGHLLCTEDASKILSNDGACPVCDQVLSKSLMKPVDTNPNEEWVNMAMAGISPQILMKSAYRSIMFYVSQRDLEMQCKMNRVVAQCRQKCEGVQAMLSEKMEKAHAAYQKMSKRCQMMEQEVENLTKDKQELQEKFSEKSRQKRKLDEMYDQLRSEYESVKRTAIQPANNFYPRHQEPDFFSNAPVNMMENREPTRRGPRDEIWPARHNSANSGPFDISNDSPAIPSDLGNRRAGGGHPVFGGGSGGGNAVFGGGGNANPQSTLRNLILSPIKRSQLSRSRPQLFTL; from the exons ATGAGGTGCAACGCCTGTTGGAGGGAACTGGAAGGCCGAGCCATTTCCACCACATGTGGCCACTTATTAT GTACTGAAGATGCTAGCAAGATTCTCAGTAATGATGGGGCGTGTCCCGTTTGTGATCAAGTACTCTCCAAGAG TCTGATGAAGCCTGTGGATACCAATCCAAATGAAGAATGGGTCAAT ATGGCGATGGCTGGGATTTCTCCACAAATAC TGATGAAGAGTGCATACCGAAGTATTATGTTTTACGTTTCCCAAAGGGACTTAGAGATGCAGTGCAAGATGAATAGAGTTGTTGCGCAGTGTCGTCAGAAATGTGAGGGTGTGCAAGCAATGTTAAGCGAGAAAATGGAGAAGGCGCATGCAGCATACCAGAAGATGAGCAAGAGGTGTCAGATGATGGAGCAAGAGGTAGAAAACCTGACCAAGGATAAACAAGAGCTTCAAGAGAAGTTCTCCGAGAAATCAAG ACAGAAGAGGAAGCTTGATGAGATGTATGACCAGCTACGAAGTGAGTATGAGTCAGTCAAACGCACAGCCATTCAACCAGCAAATAACTTCTATCCACGACACCAGGAACCTGACTTTTTCTCAAACGCACCAGTCAATATGATGGAGAACAGAGAGCCCACTCGCAGAG GACCTAGAGATGAGATATGGCCAGCAAGACATAACAGTGCAAACTCGGGTCCATTCGACATCTCCAACGACTCACCCGCAATTCCATCTGATCTTGGAAACAGAAGAGCAGGAGGAGGACATCCTGTATTTGGTGGTGGTTCAGGAGGAGGAAATGCTGTATTTGGTGGTGGTGGCAATGCTAATCCGCAGTCGACTCTACGAAACCTTATCCTCTCCCCTATTAAACGCTCTCAGCTCTCTCGTTCCCGCCCGCAACTGTTCAC GCTATAG
- the LOC106300529 gene encoding E3 ubiquitin-protein ligase CCNB1IP1 homolog isoform X1, whose translation MRCNACWRELEGRAISTTCGHLLCTEDASKILSNDGACPVCDQVLSKSLMKPVDTNPNEEWVNMAMAGISPQILMKSAYRSIMFYVSQRDLEMQCKMNRVVAQCRQKCEGVQAMLSEKMEKAHAAYQKMSKRCQMMEQEVENLTKDKQELQEKFSEKSRQKRKLDEMYDQLRSEYESVKRTAIQPANNFYPRHQEPDFFSNAPVNMMENREPTRRDRSFFSPATPGPRDEIWPARHNSANSGPFDISNDSPAIPSDLGNRRAGGGHPVFGGGSGGGNAVFGGGGNANPQSTLRNLILSPIKRSQLSRSRPQLFTL comes from the exons ATGAGGTGCAACGCCTGTTGGAGGGAACTGGAAGGCCGAGCCATTTCCACCACATGTGGCCACTTATTAT GTACTGAAGATGCTAGCAAGATTCTCAGTAATGATGGGGCGTGTCCCGTTTGTGATCAAGTACTCTCCAAGAG TCTGATGAAGCCTGTGGATACCAATCCAAATGAAGAATGGGTCAAT ATGGCGATGGCTGGGATTTCTCCACAAATAC TGATGAAGAGTGCATACCGAAGTATTATGTTTTACGTTTCCCAAAGGGACTTAGAGATGCAGTGCAAGATGAATAGAGTTGTTGCGCAGTGTCGTCAGAAATGTGAGGGTGTGCAAGCAATGTTAAGCGAGAAAATGGAGAAGGCGCATGCAGCATACCAGAAGATGAGCAAGAGGTGTCAGATGATGGAGCAAGAGGTAGAAAACCTGACCAAGGATAAACAAGAGCTTCAAGAGAAGTTCTCCGAGAAATCAAG ACAGAAGAGGAAGCTTGATGAGATGTATGACCAGCTACGAAGTGAGTATGAGTCAGTCAAACGCACAGCCATTCAACCAGCAAATAACTTCTATCCACGACACCAGGAACCTGACTTTTTCTCAAACGCACCAGTCAATATGATGGAGAACAGAGAGCCCACTCGCAGAG ACCGGTCGTTTTTCTCTCCTGCAACACCAGGACCTAGAGATGAGATATGGCCAGCAAGACATAACAGTGCAAACTCGGGTCCATTCGACATCTCCAACGACTCACCCGCAATTCCATCTGATCTTGGAAACAGAAGAGCAGGAGGAGGACATCCTGTATTTGGTGGTGGTTCAGGAGGAGGAAATGCTGTATTTGGTGGTGGTGGCAATGCTAATCCGCAGTCGACTCTACGAAACCTTATCCTCTCCCCTATTAAACGCTCTCAGCTCTCTCGTTCCCGCCCGCAACTGTTCAC GCTATAG
- the LOC106300528 gene encoding trifunctional UDP-glucose 4,6-dehydratase/UDP-4-keto-6-deoxy-D-glucose 3,5-epimerase/UDP-4-keto-L-rhamnose-reductase RHM2: MATEYKPKNILITGAAGFIASHVANRLIRSYPDYKIVVLDKLDYCSDLKNLDPSFSSPNFRFVKGDIASDDLVNYLLITENIDTIMHFAAQTHVDNSFGNSFEFTKNNIYGTHVLLEACKVTGQIKRFIHVSTDEVYGETDEDAAVGNHEASQLLPTNPYSATKAGAEMLVMAYGRSYGLPVITTRGNNVYGPNQFPEKMIPKFMLLAMSGKPLPIHGDGSNVRSYLYCEDVAEAFEVVLHKGEVGHVYNIGTKRERRVIDVARDICKLLGKDPEASIQFVENRPFNDQRYFLDDQKLKNLGWSERTGWEDGLKKTMEWYTQNPEWWGDVSGALLPHPRMLMMPGGRVSDEKKDASSNTVQTFTVVTPNNKTSDPKDKASLKFLIYGKTGWIGGLLGKLCEKQGITYEYGKGRLEDRASLVADIRSIKPTHVFNAAGLTGRPNVDWCESHKPETIRVNVAGTLTLADVCRENGLLMMNFATGCIFEYDAAHPEGSGIGFKEEDKPNFTGSFYSKTKAMVEELLREFDNVCTLRVRMPISSDLNNPRNFITKISRYNKVVNIPNSMTILDELLPISIEMAKRNLRGIWNFTNPGVVSHNEILEMYKSYIEPGFEWSNFTVEEQAKVIVAPRSNNEMDGAKLSKEFPEMLPIKEALIKYVFEPNKRT; encoded by the exons ATGGCTACTGAATATAAGCCCAAGAACATTCTCATTACGGGAGCTGCTGGATTCATTGCTTCTCATGTTGCCAACAGACTCATCCGTAGCTACCCGGATTACAAGATCGTCGTCTTGGACAAGCTTGATTACTGCTCAGATCTGAAGAACCTCGATCCTTCGTTTTCTTCCCCAAATTTCAGGTTCGTGAAAGGAGATATCGCTAGTGATGACCTCGTTAACTACCTTCTCATCACTGAAAACATCGATACGATCATGCACTTTGCAGCTCAAACCCATGTCGATAACTCTTTCGGTAACAGCTTTGAGTTTACCAAGAACAATATTTACGGTACTCATGTTCTTTTGGAAGCCTGCAAAGTAACTGGACAGATCAAGAGGTTTATCCATGTGAGTACCGATGAAGTCTATGGAGAAACCGATGAGGATGCTGCTGTTGGAAACCATGAAGCTTCTCAGCTTTTACCGACGAATCCATACTCAGCTACTAAGGCTGGCGCGGAGATGCTGGTGATGGCTTATGGTAGATCATATGGTTTACCGGTTATCACAACTCGTGGCAACAATGTTTATGGGCCTAACCAGTTTCCTGAGAAGATGATTCCTAAGTTCATGTTGTTGGCTATGAGTGGGAAGCCGCTTCCGATCCATGGAGATGGATCTAATGTCAGGAGTTACTTATACTGTGAAGACGTTGCTGAAGCCTTTGAGGTTGTTCTTCACAAAGGAGAAGTCGGTCACGTCTACAATATTGGAACAAAGAGAGAAAGAAGAGTGATCGATGTGGCTAGAGACATCTGCAAACTCTTAGGGAAAGATCCTGAAGCAAGCATTCAGTTTGTAGAGAATCGACCCTTTAATGATCAACGATACTTCCTTGATGATCAGAAGCTGAAGAATCTTGGATGGTCTGAGCGAACCGGGTGGGAAGATGGATTGAAGAAGACAATGGAATGGTACACTCAGAACCCTGAGTGGTGGGGTGATGTCTCTGGAGCTTTGCTTCCTCACCCGAGGATGCTTATGATGCCCGGTGGTAGAGTTTCTGACGAGAAGAAAGACGCATCAAGCAACACTGTCCAGACATTTACAGTTGTAACACCAAACAACAAGACTAGTGATCCTAAAGACAAAGCCTCGTTGAAGTTTCTGATCTATGGCAAGACTGGTTGGATCGGTGGTCTTCTAGGGAAACTATGTGAGAAGCAAGGGATTACATATGAGTATGGGAAAGGACGTTTGGAGGATAGAGCTTCTCTTGTGGCGGATATTCGTAGCATCAAACCTACTCATGTCTTTAACGCTGCTGGTTTAACTGGGAGACCTAACGTGGACTGGTGTGAATCTCACAAACCAGAGACTATTCGTGTCAATGTAGCTGGTACTTTGACTCTAGCAGATGTTTGCAGAGAGAACGGTCTCTTGATGATGAACTTCGCCACTGGTTGCATCTTTGAGTATGACGCTGCACATCCTGAGGGTTCGGGTATAGGTTTCAAGGAAGAAGACAAACCTAACTTCACCGGTTCTTTCTACTCAAAGACCAAAGCCATG GTTGAGGAGCTTTTGAGAGAGTTTGACAATGTATGTACCTTGAGAGTGCGGATGCCCATCTCATCAGACCTAAACAACCCACGAAACTTCATCACCAAGATTTCGCGCTACAACAAAGTGGTGAACATCCCCAACAGTATGACCATACTGGACGAGCTTCTCCCAATCTCCATCGAGATGGCCAAGAGAAACCTGAGAGGGATATGGAACTTCACCAACCCAGGGGTGGTGAGTCACAACGAGATACTCGAGATGTACAAGAGCTACATCGAGCCAGGTTTTGAATGGTCCAACTTCACAGTGGAAGAACAAGCAAAGGTCATTGTTGCTCCTCGAAGCAACAATGAAATGGATGGTGCTAAACTAAGCAAGGAGTTCCCAGAGATGTTACCCATTAAAGAGGCACTGATCAAATACGTCTTTGAACCAAACAAGAGAACCTGA